In Horticoccus luteus, the following proteins share a genomic window:
- a CDS encoding transglutaminase-like domain-containing protein, whose protein sequence is MDNAQPHDPRWTALAGLLDDPSPAVHQALLTEFAANPALAAPFLHGLVAGADRSLARHAGRYLEELKFSDPVAEFRLFIRSLNYELETGAILLARTVSPDFDIGACCQALDDIAARCRELIVEPSSTREKCRVLNRVLFHEWGFHGNVEHYTDPLNSLLDHVLARRSGIPISLSTIYLLVAHRLDLDLEPVGLPGHFVVGCFNDGAPFFIDAFDGGLFRDAEEVFDLLRSRQIEPTLTDLAPTPIREMLTRACRNLAHHYAAANDEPHARLFASFVSEFDSTYERNMQA, encoded by the coding sequence GTGGATAACGCTCAACCGCATGACCCGCGTTGGACCGCGTTGGCCGGCCTCTTGGACGACCCGAGTCCCGCGGTCCATCAAGCTCTGCTCACGGAGTTCGCCGCGAATCCTGCACTCGCCGCGCCGTTTCTCCACGGGCTCGTCGCCGGAGCCGACCGGTCGCTCGCCCGCCATGCGGGTCGCTACTTGGAAGAACTGAAATTCTCCGATCCCGTGGCGGAGTTCCGGCTGTTCATCCGCTCCCTCAACTACGAACTCGAAACTGGCGCGATCCTCCTGGCTCGCACCGTCTCGCCCGATTTTGACATTGGCGCCTGTTGTCAGGCGTTGGACGACATCGCCGCGCGCTGCCGCGAACTCATCGTGGAACCCTCATCGACGCGCGAGAAGTGCCGCGTGCTCAACCGCGTGCTCTTCCACGAATGGGGCTTTCACGGCAACGTCGAACACTACACCGATCCGCTCAACAGCCTGCTCGACCACGTGCTCGCGCGGCGCAGTGGCATCCCGATTTCCCTCAGCACGATTTACCTGCTCGTGGCCCACCGGCTCGACCTCGATCTCGAACCGGTCGGGCTCCCGGGCCACTTCGTCGTCGGTTGCTTCAACGACGGCGCGCCGTTCTTTATCGACGCGTTTGATGGCGGCCTGTTTCGCGACGCAGAAGAAGTGTTCGATCTCCTTCGCTCCCGCCAGATCGAGCCCACCCTCACGGATCTCGCGCCCACCCCGATCCGCGAAATGCTCACCCGCGCCTGCCGCAACCTTGCGCATCATTACGCCGCCGCCAACGACGAGCCGCATGCCCGTCTCTTCGCCAGTTTCGTCAGCGAGTTCGACTCCACTTACGAACGCAATATGCAGGCGTAG
- a CDS encoding shikimate dehydrogenase family protein, protein MSAPADPVYRLSDLATWPQPGTWLAVLGHPIRHSLSPLMHHAALRELAATEPRFRDWHYLRLEVPPADLPAALALLHEKKFHGLNLTVPHKIMACDLVAAVDPAARPIAAVNTLLSTPSGWLGHNTDGYGLAAAVREDLDLTLTGTPIILLGAGGAARGAAVECLQRGCASLAILNRSRANLDALLAHLAPLAGEIPLRGISSGDSLAALPPHALVINATSAGLQVDDPLPVELSALPVPAAVFDMIYNPPQTPLLRAAAARGLPTANGLGMLVHQGAKALEIWSGIPAARTAPAMAAALRAHRHGV, encoded by the coding sequence ATGTCCGCTCCGGCTGATCCCGTTTACCGTTTGTCCGACCTCGCCACCTGGCCGCAGCCCGGCACGTGGCTCGCCGTGCTCGGCCATCCGATTCGCCACTCGCTGAGCCCGCTCATGCACCACGCCGCACTCCGCGAACTCGCCGCGACGGAGCCGCGTTTCCGCGACTGGCATTACCTGCGACTCGAGGTGCCACCCGCCGATCTTCCCGCCGCCCTCGCGCTGCTCCATGAAAAAAAGTTTCACGGCCTCAACCTCACCGTGCCGCACAAAATCATGGCGTGCGATCTTGTCGCGGCGGTGGATCCCGCCGCTCGTCCCATCGCCGCCGTCAACACGCTCCTCTCAACGCCCAGCGGCTGGCTCGGTCACAACACCGATGGCTATGGACTCGCCGCCGCCGTGCGCGAAGATCTCGACCTCACGTTGACCGGCACGCCCATCATTCTCCTCGGTGCGGGCGGCGCCGCGCGCGGTGCCGCCGTCGAATGTCTGCAGCGCGGCTGTGCCTCGCTCGCGATCCTGAATCGTTCCCGCGCCAACCTCGATGCGCTGCTCGCGCACCTCGCGCCGCTCGCGGGCGAAATTCCGCTCCGCGGCATTTCCTCAGGCGATTCGCTCGCCGCGCTGCCGCCTCACGCGCTCGTGATCAACGCCACCAGCGCCGGCCTGCAGGTCGACGATCCCCTGCCCGTCGAACTCTCGGCGCTGCCCGTGCCAGCCGCCGTCTTCGACATGATTTATAATCCTCCGCAAACGCCTCTCTTGCGCGCGGCGGCGGCCCGCGGTCTGCCCACGGCCAATGGTCTCGGCATGCTCGTTCATCAGGGCGCGAAGGCGCTGGAAATTTGGAGCGGCATTCCCGCGGCCCGCACCGCGCCCGCCATGGCCGCCGCACTCCGCGCTCATCGTCACGGCGTTTGA
- a CDS encoding GH3 family domain-containing protein, producing the protein MPDLFPKLLPFGASLLTVRASRRLRQKSRGPAQQARALRALLPRLAATAHGRSLGLADARDYRAFRRQVAPRAYEYFAPLIARMMQGEADVLWPGRTTHYAVSSRTTAGPAKHLPVSAAMLAHFRRAGLNSLLYYTARVGHTGVFRGRHLHLGGATRAVSLPTVDGFEACAGDVCALTALNLPRWAERHLYEPGTAIAQMADWPAKLHAIAQRTSACDLTLIAGLPSWMLVFAEVLRTQLGSRAETLQSLWPNLECFVHGGVPIAPYADDLRTAMGPTIRFHEIYAASEAFIAAQDATPDAGLRLMTDAGIFYEFLPLRDFEPDRLAELGEKAVPLDGVQTGVDYALLLTTPAGLCRYLVGDVVRFTSVVPPRLVYVGRTQLQLNALGENVVEKDLTDALVAVCQRQQWTITNFHVAPLFGQTITGQTRGRHEWWLELRPGTVKTPTGPALATELDRELQLRNADYKARRHGVNLLDPVVRLLMPGVFESWLRHHGQWGGLGKMPRCRSDRLVADELAQIARFVPE; encoded by the coding sequence ATGCCGGACCTTTTCCCGAAACTTCTCCCGTTCGGTGCGAGCCTGCTCACGGTGAGGGCCTCCCGGCGCCTCCGGCAAAAATCGCGCGGTCCCGCCCAGCAAGCACGCGCCCTTCGCGCCTTGCTCCCCCGCCTCGCCGCGACGGCCCACGGCCGGAGCCTCGGCCTCGCCGACGCTCGCGACTACCGCGCGTTCCGCCGCCAGGTCGCGCCCCGTGCTTATGAGTACTTCGCGCCACTGATTGCGCGCATGATGCAGGGCGAAGCCGATGTGCTCTGGCCCGGCCGCACCACGCACTACGCTGTTTCGTCGCGCACCACCGCCGGCCCCGCGAAACACCTGCCCGTCAGCGCCGCGATGCTGGCCCACTTCCGCCGCGCCGGCCTCAACTCGCTTCTCTACTACACGGCGCGCGTGGGCCACACCGGCGTGTTTCGGGGCCGGCATCTTCACCTCGGCGGCGCCACGCGGGCCGTCTCGCTTCCCACGGTCGATGGGTTCGAAGCCTGCGCCGGCGACGTCTGCGCCCTCACCGCCCTCAACCTGCCCCGCTGGGCCGAACGCCACCTCTACGAGCCCGGCACCGCTATCGCCCAAATGGCGGATTGGCCCGCCAAACTCCACGCCATCGCCCAACGCACCAGCGCGTGTGACCTCACCCTGATCGCCGGTCTGCCGAGTTGGATGCTCGTCTTCGCCGAGGTCCTGCGCACCCAACTCGGCTCGCGGGCCGAAACGCTGCAATCCCTCTGGCCCAACCTCGAGTGTTTCGTGCACGGCGGCGTGCCGATAGCCCCCTATGCCGACGACCTGCGGACGGCGATGGGACCCACGATTCGTTTTCATGAAATCTACGCGGCGTCCGAGGCGTTTATCGCCGCCCAAGACGCCACCCCCGACGCCGGTCTCCGCCTGATGACGGATGCGGGCATCTTCTACGAATTTCTCCCGCTCCGCGATTTTGAGCCCGACCGTCTCGCCGAACTCGGCGAGAAGGCCGTGCCGCTCGACGGCGTGCAGACCGGCGTCGATTACGCTCTCCTTCTCACCACGCCCGCCGGTCTCTGCCGTTACCTGGTCGGCGATGTCGTGCGCTTCACGTCCGTCGTGCCACCGCGGCTCGTCTATGTCGGCCGCACGCAGCTCCAGTTGAACGCGCTCGGGGAAAACGTCGTGGAAAAAGATCTCACCGACGCCCTCGTCGCCGTGTGCCAGCGTCAGCAATGGACGATCACTAATTTCCACGTCGCGCCCCTCTTCGGTCAGACGATCACCGGCCAGACGCGGGGCCGCCATGAGTGGTGGCTGGAGTTGCGGCCCGGCACCGTCAAGACACCGACCGGCCCCGCGCTCGCCACGGAACTCGACCGCGAATTGCAGCTTCGCAACGCGGACTACAAAGCCCGCCGGCACGGCGTGAACCTGCTCGATCCCGTTGTTCGCCTGCTCATGCCGGGCGTGTTCGAAAGCTGGCTCCGACATCACGGCCAGTGGGGTGGTCTGGGCAAAATGCCCCGCTGCCGCAGCGATCGCCTCGTCGCCGACGAACTCGCTCAAATCGCCCGCTTCGTTCCTGAGTGA
- a CDS encoding MFS transporter, translating into MGCSAEMDLAVTRNATQRRHAFVMLSPRSLPPRAWLIVALLWFVACLNYLDRVMLTTMRLSLVDAIPMTDAQFGLLTSAFLWVYGLLSPFAGFLADRFSRSRVIVCSLFVWSVVTWSTGHCTTFHSLLLTRALMGISEACYIPAALALIADYHRGPTRSLATGIHMSGIMAGAGLGGIGGWIAEHYHWSNAFNWFGVGGMIYGVFLALLLRDAPASNAAPTPVATVVSPVHFWAAMIDLLRRRSFLLALAFWGLLGVVGWAVTGWMPTYMNEHFALSEGVAGFTAFGYLQATSFVGALAGGVWADRWSRRNERGRIFVPVIGLCLAAPGIYLASHTTLVVVAIAGLMLYGFARASTDSNMMPILCMVIDPRYRATGYGLLNLFACLVGGATIYAGGLLRDSDISLTVIFQGAAVSMILAALLLFLIKPPPAAAFSAPADAA; encoded by the coding sequence GTGGGCTGCTCCGCCGAAATGGACCTCGCCGTCACGCGCAACGCCACCCAGCGTCGCCACGCTTTCGTCATGCTTTCCCCTCGTTCGCTGCCCCCTCGCGCGTGGCTCATTGTCGCGCTCCTCTGGTTCGTCGCCTGCCTCAACTACCTCGACCGCGTCATGCTCACGACCATGCGGCTTTCGCTCGTCGACGCGATTCCGATGACCGACGCGCAATTCGGTCTGCTCACGTCCGCCTTCCTTTGGGTTTACGGCTTGCTCAGTCCGTTTGCCGGATTTCTCGCCGACCGCTTCAGCCGCTCACGGGTGATCGTCTGCAGTCTCTTCGTCTGGTCGGTGGTCACGTGGAGCACCGGCCACTGCACCACCTTTCACAGCCTGCTGCTGACGCGTGCCCTCATGGGCATCAGCGAAGCCTGCTACATTCCCGCCGCTCTCGCGCTCATCGCCGACTACCACCGCGGCCCCACGCGCTCGCTCGCCACGGGTATTCATATGAGCGGCATCATGGCCGGCGCCGGCCTCGGCGGAATCGGCGGCTGGATTGCCGAGCACTACCACTGGTCCAATGCCTTCAACTGGTTCGGCGTCGGTGGCATGATCTATGGCGTCTTCCTCGCTCTGCTGCTGCGCGACGCACCCGCTTCCAATGCTGCCCCCACGCCGGTGGCGACGGTCGTTTCGCCCGTTCACTTCTGGGCCGCCATGATCGACCTGCTCCGGCGCCGCAGCTTCCTGCTCGCGCTCGCCTTCTGGGGCCTGCTCGGCGTCGTCGGTTGGGCGGTCACCGGCTGGATGCCGACGTATATGAACGAGCATTTCGCTCTCAGTGAAGGCGTGGCGGGCTTCACCGCGTTTGGCTATTTGCAAGCCACGTCGTTTGTCGGCGCGCTCGCCGGCGGCGTGTGGGCCGATCGCTGGAGCCGCCGCAACGAACGCGGCCGCATCTTCGTCCCCGTCATCGGCCTCTGCCTCGCCGCGCCTGGCATCTACCTCGCCAGCCACACGACCCTCGTCGTCGTGGCGATCGCCGGCTTGATGCTCTACGGCTTCGCCCGTGCCTCCACCGATTCGAACATGATGCCGATTCTGTGCATGGTGATCGACCCGCGTTATCGCGCGACGGGCTACGGCCTGCTCAACCTTTTCGCCTGCCTCGTCGGCGGCGCTACAATCTACGCCGGCGGTCTTCTTCGCGATAGCGACATCTCGTTGACCGTGATCTTCCAAGGCGCCGCCGTGTCGATGATTCTCGCCGCGCTTCTGCTCTTCTTGATCAAACCACCTCCGGCCGCCGCTTTCTCCGCCCCCGCGGACGCCGCATGA
- the nqrF gene encoding NADH:ubiquinone reductase (Na(+)-transporting) subunit F has translation MSVETFPSPASPAPDYSLTGVNTARAIELGLAEADWYQSPIPRETLRALLERRDGPALRDTLLWFALILGTAYATWALWPSAWALLPYAFYAVLYASTSDSRWHEAGHGTAFKTDWLNNALYEIASFMVMRESTFWRWSHTRHHSDTIIVGRDPEIFVPRPAKVRNIFFAVFNLPVYRAYFPQIVRHALGRMSAAEQTFIPASEFSKVIFRARIYVAIYLAVLALAVVTRSILPLLFIGLPNLFGSWLMIIYGLTQHAGLAENVLDHRLNCRTVYMNPLHRYLYWNMNYHVEHHMFPLVPYHALPRLHAAVKDDMPAPYPGLVAAFREILPAVWRQRTDPAYHVKRRLPAPKTHAAAAHPVSTAQPDSAGWLDICPAADLTAANALRFDHGRRTYALYRTADGALFATDGVCTHGNTHLAGGLVIGTQIECPKHNGRFHLHDGSPARPPICRGLATYPIEERAGRLWLNVAHPGGAGARAPKTYRLRVVSNRSVATFIKELVLEPIDAAEKIAFTPGDYLQLDIPAYELIRFREFDIPAPYAAVWEAQHVFDLVARNPQAGRRNNYSLASNQQTERTLRFNVRIATPPPGQDCPPGVGSAYVFNLKPGDTVTAVGPFGDFHLKPTQKEIVCIGGGAGMAPLRAQLSHLFETESTARRVSYWYGARSRQEIFYADYFEQLAAAHPNFTFHLALSSPLPEDNWTTHTGFIHDVVYEQYLRSHPHPQAVEYYLCGPPQMIRACTKMLAALGVTPSQIAYDEF, from the coding sequence ATGAGCGTAGAGACTTTCCCTTCCCCCGCCAGCCCCGCGCCTGATTACAGCCTGACCGGCGTCAACACCGCCCGCGCCATCGAGCTCGGCCTCGCCGAAGCCGACTGGTATCAAAGCCCTATTCCGCGCGAAACCCTCCGCGCCCTGCTTGAGCGCCGCGACGGTCCTGCGCTCCGCGATACGCTGCTCTGGTTCGCGCTCATCCTCGGCACCGCTTACGCCACCTGGGCCCTCTGGCCGTCCGCCTGGGCGCTCCTCCCCTACGCGTTTTACGCCGTTCTTTACGCCTCCACCTCCGACTCGCGCTGGCACGAAGCCGGCCACGGCACCGCCTTCAAAACCGACTGGCTGAACAACGCCCTCTACGAAATCGCCTCGTTCATGGTCATGCGCGAATCGACGTTCTGGCGCTGGAGCCACACGCGCCACCACAGCGACACCATCATCGTCGGTCGCGACCCCGAGATTTTCGTGCCGCGTCCCGCCAAGGTGAGAAACATCTTTTTCGCCGTCTTCAACCTGCCGGTTTACCGCGCCTACTTTCCGCAAATCGTCCGCCACGCCCTCGGCCGCATGAGCGCCGCCGAGCAGACGTTCATCCCCGCCAGCGAGTTTTCCAAAGTCATCTTCCGCGCGCGCATCTACGTCGCCATTTACCTCGCCGTCCTCGCGCTCGCCGTCGTCACCCGCAGCATTTTACCGCTCCTGTTTATCGGCCTGCCCAATCTTTTCGGCTCGTGGCTGATGATCATCTACGGCCTCACGCAACACGCCGGCCTCGCCGAAAACGTCCTCGATCACCGCCTCAACTGCCGGACCGTCTACATGAATCCGCTCCACCGGTATCTCTACTGGAACATGAATTACCACGTGGAGCATCACATGTTTCCCCTCGTGCCTTACCACGCGCTGCCGCGTCTCCACGCCGCCGTGAAGGACGACATGCCTGCGCCATATCCGGGCCTCGTCGCCGCTTTCCGCGAGATTCTACCCGCCGTCTGGCGCCAGCGCACCGATCCCGCCTACCACGTCAAACGCCGCCTCCCCGCGCCGAAGACCCACGCCGCCGCCGCGCATCCGGTTTCCACCGCGCAACCCGATTCCGCCGGCTGGCTCGACATCTGCCCCGCCGCCGACCTCACCGCCGCCAACGCCCTGCGCTTCGATCACGGTCGCCGCACCTACGCGCTCTACCGCACCGCCGACGGCGCCCTCTTCGCGACCGACGGCGTCTGCACCCACGGCAACACCCACCTCGCCGGCGGACTGGTCATCGGCACGCAAATCGAGTGTCCCAAACACAACGGCCGTTTCCATCTCCACGACGGCTCGCCCGCGCGCCCGCCCATCTGCCGCGGCCTCGCCACGTATCCGATCGAGGAACGCGCCGGCCGCCTCTGGCTCAACGTCGCCCATCCCGGCGGCGCCGGCGCCCGCGCGCCCAAAACCTACCGCCTCCGCGTCGTCTCCAACCGCTCCGTCGCCACCTTCATCAAGGAACTCGTCCTCGAACCCATCGACGCCGCCGAGAAAATCGCGTTCACGCCCGGCGATTATCTCCAGCTCGATATTCCCGCCTACGAACTGATCCGCTTCCGCGAATTCGACATCCCCGCGCCCTACGCCGCCGTGTGGGAAGCTCAGCACGTCTTCGATCTCGTCGCGCGCAACCCCCAGGCCGGCCGCCGCAACAACTACTCGCTCGCGAGCAATCAGCAGACCGAACGCACGCTCCGCTTCAACGTCCGCATCGCCACGCCCCCGCCCGGCCAGGATTGCCCGCCCGGCGTCGGCTCCGCGTATGTGTTCAACCTCAAACCCGGCGACACCGTCACCGCCGTCGGCCCGTTCGGCGATTTCCATCTCAAGCCCACGCAAAAAGAAATCGTCTGCATCGGCGGCGGCGCCGGCATGGCTCCGCTCCGCGCGCAGCTCTCGCACCTTTTCGAAACCGAGTCCACTGCCCGCCGCGTGAGCTACTGGTATGGCGCGCGCTCGCGGCAGGAGATTTTCTACGCCGACTATTTCGAGCAACTCGCCGCCGCGCATCCCAACTTCACCTTCCACCTCGCGCTCTCGTCTCCGCTTCCCGAAGACAACTGGACGACGCACACCGGCTTCATCCATGACGTCGTCTACGAGCAATATCTGCGTTCTCACCCGCATCCGCAGGCCGTCGAGTATTACCTCTGCGGCCCGCCGCAAATGATCCGCGCCTGCACCAAAATGCTGGCCGCCCTCGGCGTCACCCCATCCCAAATCGCCTACGACGAGTTTTAG
- a CDS encoding VOC family protein: MVKKLLHTRMRVNDLERTVKFYEDALGLKCARRHTSPRGAQLAFLTTPNSEEEIEICQLANSPAVQVQADLMHLAFEVEDLEAFAAELKKKGYPLSDGPTKSGSGSVIAFIDAPEGYEVELIQRAK, from the coding sequence ATGGTTAAAAAGCTACTGCATACGCGCATGCGCGTGAACGATCTCGAGCGCACGGTGAAGTTTTACGAAGACGCTCTCGGACTGAAATGCGCCCGGCGGCACACCTCGCCGCGCGGCGCACAACTGGCGTTTCTGACGACGCCGAACAGCGAGGAGGAAATTGAAATCTGCCAGCTTGCCAACAGCCCGGCGGTGCAGGTGCAGGCGGACTTGATGCATCTGGCGTTCGAAGTGGAGGATTTGGAAGCGTTTGCGGCGGAGTTGAAAAAGAAGGGATATCCTTTGAGCGACGGTCCAACGAAGTCAGGGAGCGGATCGGTGATCGCGTTCATCGATGCGCCGGAGGGCTACGAGGTGGAGTTGATCCAGCGCGCCAAGTGA
- a CDS encoding TlpA family protein disulfide reductase: MKPFSTILLAGFLVGGLTACGAKKDQPAKPHAEEAVTAGAKKAAADPSAPLAPAWTLKDVDGHEVTSAQFKGKVVVVDFWATWCGPCRKEIPGYIALQKKYGDKGLAIIGVSLDQAGPGVVKKFVADNKVNYTIVMGSDEVVAAFGGVEGIPTTFLIDRDGRIRDRKVGTEETASYEKKIAAVL, from the coding sequence ATGAAGCCATTTTCGACGATCCTGCTGGCGGGTTTTTTGGTGGGCGGCCTGACCGCGTGCGGCGCGAAGAAAGACCAGCCGGCCAAACCTCATGCGGAGGAGGCCGTGACCGCGGGTGCGAAAAAGGCGGCGGCGGATCCATCGGCCCCACTCGCCCCGGCGTGGACGTTGAAGGATGTGGACGGGCACGAGGTGACGTCGGCGCAATTCAAAGGCAAGGTGGTCGTGGTGGATTTTTGGGCGACGTGGTGCGGGCCGTGCCGGAAGGAAATTCCGGGCTACATCGCGTTGCAGAAAAAATACGGCGACAAGGGACTCGCGATCATCGGCGTGTCGCTGGATCAGGCGGGGCCGGGCGTGGTGAAAAAATTCGTGGCGGATAACAAAGTGAATTACACGATCGTAATGGGCAGCGACGAGGTGGTGGCCGCCTTCGGCGGCGTGGAAGGTATTCCGACGACGTTTTTGATCGACCGCGACGGACGCATTCGGGACCGCAAAGTAGGCACCGAGGAGACGGCTTCCTACGAGAAGAAGATTGCGGCGGTGTTGTAA
- a CDS encoding LysR family transcriptional regulator: MQIENFKIFADLVETKSFSKSAKLNGITQSAVSQQARAMERHFKTLLIDRSQKQFQLTREGQRVYEAAKEILHNYDKLLSELQEMKKVISGTIRISTIYSIGLHELPPYIKKFLHDYPSVNVRVEYRRSNLVYEDILHNAVDFGLVAFPVKQRQIEMLPFRDDRLVLIAHPQHPLAQAGDVELRDLAGHKFIGFDPDIPTRKAVDQIFRENKIEIEPVMEFDNIETVKRAVEIDHGVAIVPHATVIQETRQGSLAAIQFKGKEFTRPLAILHRKGRVLTPAMRKFIETLGLVLTEPVVA, from the coding sequence ATGCAGATCGAGAACTTTAAGATTTTCGCCGACTTAGTAGAGACCAAGAGCTTTTCCAAATCGGCGAAGTTGAACGGCATCACGCAATCGGCGGTGAGCCAGCAGGCGCGGGCGATGGAGCGGCATTTCAAGACGTTGCTGATCGATCGGAGCCAGAAGCAGTTCCAGCTCACGCGGGAGGGGCAGCGGGTTTATGAGGCGGCGAAGGAGATTCTGCACAATTACGACAAGCTGTTGAGCGAGTTGCAGGAGATGAAAAAGGTGATCAGCGGGACGATCCGGATCTCGACGATCTATTCGATCGGGCTGCACGAGCTGCCGCCTTATATCAAAAAGTTTTTGCACGATTATCCGTCCGTGAATGTGCGGGTCGAATACCGGCGGTCGAACCTGGTTTACGAAGACATTCTGCACAACGCGGTGGACTTCGGCCTGGTGGCGTTTCCGGTGAAGCAGCGGCAGATCGAGATGCTGCCGTTTCGGGATGATCGACTGGTGTTGATCGCGCATCCGCAGCATCCGCTGGCGCAAGCGGGCGACGTGGAGCTGCGCGACCTCGCGGGACACAAGTTCATCGGTTTCGATCCGGATATTCCGACGCGGAAGGCGGTCGACCAAATCTTTCGGGAGAACAAGATCGAGATCGAGCCCGTCATGGAGTTCGACAACATTGAGACGGTGAAGCGAGCGGTGGAAATCGATCACGGGGTGGCGATCGTGCCGCACGCGACGGTCATCCAGGAGACGAGGCAGGGTTCGCTCGCCGCGATTCAATTCAAGGGCAAGGAGTTCACGCGGCCGCTGGCGATTTTGCATCGGAAGGGGCGCGTGTTGACGCCGGCGATGCGCAAATTCATCGAAACGCTCGGGCTGGTGCTGACGGAGCCGGTCGTCGCCTGA
- a CDS encoding RluA family pseudouridine synthase, which yields MSLPPILFEDDVMIAFDKPSGMLVAPDRWDKQRENLMGLVHDKMGHGVANVHRLDADTSGLLLCAKTKPALDFLSGQFQSKTVEKRYLAIAAVLPLERAMKVIEPVRAPGGGGALPETFTVELGLGPDEHQPGRMRVFRKRGGKASVTEFRVMEPFGRFALVECRPLTGRTHQIRVHLAAAGAPVLNDVFYGDPDVKLLLSELKRRYKGRDEERPLLSRLALHASELTLTHPTTRERVTMHAPLPREFGVALKYLRKFAPRGSAGGAKSERQTAV from the coding sequence ATGAGTTTGCCGCCCATCCTTTTCGAAGACGACGTGATGATCGCGTTCGACAAGCCGAGCGGCATGCTCGTCGCGCCTGATCGTTGGGATAAGCAGCGCGAAAACCTGATGGGCTTGGTGCACGACAAAATGGGCCACGGAGTCGCGAACGTGCATCGGCTCGACGCGGATACGAGCGGACTGCTGTTGTGTGCGAAGACGAAGCCGGCGCTGGATTTTTTGAGCGGGCAGTTTCAATCGAAGACAGTGGAGAAACGCTACCTGGCGATCGCCGCGGTGCTGCCGTTGGAGCGGGCGATGAAGGTGATCGAGCCGGTGCGCGCACCGGGGGGAGGAGGCGCGCTGCCGGAGACGTTTACCGTGGAGCTCGGGCTGGGCCCCGACGAACACCAGCCGGGGCGCATGCGCGTGTTCCGCAAACGCGGCGGCAAGGCGAGCGTGACGGAGTTTCGCGTGATGGAACCGTTTGGGCGTTTCGCGCTGGTGGAGTGCCGGCCGCTGACGGGACGCACCCACCAGATCAGGGTGCATCTGGCGGCGGCGGGGGCGCCGGTGCTGAACGATGTGTTTTACGGTGACCCCGACGTGAAGCTGCTGCTATCGGAGTTGAAGCGCCGCTACAAAGGCCGCGACGAGGAGCGTCCGCTGCTCAGCCGCCTCGCGCTGCATGCGAGCGAACTGACGCTCACGCATCCGACGACGCGTGAACGCGTGACGATGCACGCGCCCTTGCCGAGAGAGTTCGGGGTGGCGTTGAAGTATCTCCGGAAATTCGCGCCGCGGGGGAGTGCCGGTGGCGCGAAGAGCGAACGCCAGACGGCGGTCTAA
- a CDS encoding YggS family pyridoxal phosphate-dependent enzyme encodes MMLRYEDFLQNLAHVQADIAAACARARRTPGEVQLLAVTKTHPAAAAEFAARAGLRAVGENRVQEAIEKRALSTAPIAWELIGHLQSNKVRLAAAHFDRVQSVDREKLLPLLARAADELGRTLPVLLQINAGDDPAKFGADVAEAPALLESALAQRSLRVDGLMTIAPLSDDPEIARRTFARLRTLRDELAARFGVPLRELSMGMSGDLALAIAEGSTLIRVGTALFGARPPRV; translated from the coding sequence ATGATGCTCCGATATGAAGACTTTCTGCAGAACCTCGCTCATGTCCAAGCCGACATCGCCGCCGCCTGTGCGCGCGCGCGCCGCACGCCGGGCGAAGTGCAACTGCTCGCCGTCACGAAAACCCATCCTGCCGCCGCCGCGGAATTCGCCGCGCGCGCCGGCCTGCGCGCCGTCGGCGAGAATCGCGTGCAAGAAGCCATCGAGAAGCGCGCGCTGAGCACCGCGCCGATCGCGTGGGAACTCATCGGCCATCTCCAGTCCAACAAGGTCCGTCTCGCCGCCGCGCACTTCGACCGGGTGCAAAGCGTCGACCGCGAAAAGCTCCTGCCCCTCCTCGCCCGCGCCGCAGACGAACTCGGCCGCACACTCCCCGTTCTTCTGCAAATCAACGCCGGCGACGATCCCGCGAAATTCGGCGCCGACGTCGCCGAGGCGCCCGCGCTCCTTGAATCCGCGCTCGCTCAACGCAGCCTGCGCGTCGACGGGCTCATGACGATCGCTCCCCTCTCCGATGATCCAGAGATCGCCCGCCGCACGTTCGCGCGCCTCCGCACGCTGCGCGACGAACTCGCCGCCCGCTTCGGCGTTCCATTGCGTGAACTTTCCATGGGCATGAGCGGTGACCTTGCCCTCGCGATCGCGGAAGGCAGCACCCTCATCCGCGTGGGCACGGCCCTCTTCGGCGCGCGGCCTCCGCGCGTCTGA